In Gossypium hirsutum isolate 1008001.06 chromosome D06, Gossypium_hirsutum_v2.1, whole genome shotgun sequence, one genomic interval encodes:
- the LOC107901806 gene encoding LOW QUALITY PROTEIN: eukaryotic translation initiation factor 3 subunit D (The sequence of the model RefSeq protein was modified relative to this genomic sequence to represent the inferred CDS: inserted 1 base in 1 codon): MVGVFEVGAVPFNPDGWGPPDSTTATAPSTTTTLPLHVPFAPFSRSEKLGRIADFTRSFANANPSNRPSSGKPGAASSESPFDFSLDLDTFPLANPEDDSSFRLVDAKPPTRPKFGPKWRFNQHRPQLPQRRDEEVEARKREAEKERARRDRLYNLNRSNQNQQRREAAIFKSSVDIQPEWNMLDQIPFSTFSKLSFSVPEPEDLLLCGALEYYDRSFDRITPKNERRLERFKNRNFFKVTTTDDPVIRRLANEDKATVFATDTILATLMCAPRSVYSWDIVIQRVGNKLFFDKRDGSQLDLLSVHETSQEPLPEAKDDINSAYSLSVEAAYINQNFSQQVLVRDGNKVSFDEPNPFANEGDEVASVAYRYRRWKLDNDMYLIARCEVQSVVEVNNQKSFLTLNALNEFDPKYSGVDWRQKLETQRGXVLATELKNNANKLAKWTAQSILASADLMKLGYVSRVHPRDHFNHVILGVVGYKPRDFAAQINLNTANMWGIVKSIVDLCMKLNEGKYVLVKDPSKPQVRIYEVPADAFENDYVEEPLPEEEQVQPPAEDTEAGEPNGTTNDVEAKETETQT; the protein is encoded by the exons ATGGTAGGAGTTTTCGAAGTAGGCGCCGTTCCGTTTAATCCTGACGGCTGGGGTCCGCCCGACTCCACCACCGCCACCGCGCCGTCCACCACCACCACTCTCCCTCTTCACGTTCCTTTCGCTCCCTTCTCCCGCTCTGAAAAACTCGGCCGAATCGCCGACTTCACCCGATCTTTTGCAAATGCCAACCCATCTAACCGCCCTTCTTCAGGGAAGCCTGGCGCAGCCTCCTCAGAGTCGCCCTTCGATTTCTCGCTCGACCTCGATACTTTCCCTCTTGCGAACCCCGAAGACGATTCTTCCTTCCGTTTAGTCGACGCAAAGCCGCCCACGCGGCCTAAATTTGGCCCCAAGTGGCGCTTCAACCAACACCGACCTCAACTTCCTCAACGGCGAGATGAAGAAGTTGAGGCCCGTAAAAGAGAAGCTGAAAAAGAACGAGCCCGACGTGACCGTCTTTATAATCTCAACCGATCGAACCAGAACCAGCAACGTCGTGAAGCTGCGATTTTCAAATCCTCCGTCGATATCCAACCAGAGTGGAACATGCTGGATCAAATCCCTTTCTCAACATTCTCCAAATTATCCTTTTCCGTTCCAGAACCTGAAGATTTACTTCTCTGCGGTGCTTTAGAGTATTACGATCGCTCCTTTGATCGAATTACCCCGAAGAACGAACGGAGACTCGAGAGGTTCAAGAACAGAAACTTCTTTAAAGTCACCACGACTGACGACCCGGTGATCCGAAGATTGGCAAATGAGGACAAAGCAACTGTTTTCGCCACTGATACGATTCTGGCAACGTTAATGTGTGCACCCAGGTCAGTTTATTCTTGGGACATTGTGATTCAACGTGTtgggaataaactatttttcgaCAAAAGAGATGGGTCACAGTTAGATTTGCTATCAGTCCACGAGACCTCTCAGGAGCCATTGCCTGAAGCTAAAGATGATATTAACTCTGCTTATTCATTGAGTGTTGAAGCAGCTTACATAAATCAGAATTTTTCACAGCAGGTTTTGGTTAGGGATGGGAATAAGGTTAGTTTTGATGAGCCGAACCCATTTGCCAATGAAGGTGATGAGGTGGCTTCTGTGGCATATAGGTATAGGAGGTGGAAACTTGATAATGATATGTATTTGATTGCACGGTGTGAGGTTCAGAGTGTTGTTGAAGTTAATAATCAAAAGTCTTTCCTCACTTTGAATGCGCTTAATGAGTTTGATCCCAAGTATTCTGGTGTTGATTGGAGGCAGAAGTTGGAAACACAAAGGG CAGTCTTGGCTACCGAGTTGAAGAACAATGCGAATAAGTTGGCTAAATGGACTGCTCAATCAATATTAGCTAGTGCCGATTTGATGAAATTGGGTTATGTTTCGAGGGTTCATCCTAGGGATCATTTTAACCATGTGATATTGGGTGTTGTTGGTTATAAGCCAAGGGATTTTGCTGCACAAATTAATCTGAATACTGCTAATATGTGGGGGATTGTGAAGTCCATTGTGGATTTGTGTATGAAGTTGAATGAGGGGAAATATGTGCTTGTGAAGGATCCATCAAAGCCTCAAGTTAGGATTTATGAGGTCCCAGCTGATGCTTTTGAGAACGATTATGTGGAAGAACCATTGCCAGAAGAGGAGCAGGTTCAGCCACCTGCGGAGGATACTGAAGCTGGGGAGCCGAATGGCACTACAAATGATGTTGAGGCAAAAGAGACTGAGACACAAACTTAA